In the genome of Triplophysa dalaica isolate WHDGS20190420 chromosome 17, ASM1584641v1, whole genome shotgun sequence, the window TTTGGCAGTTAGCTGGGATTCACGTGCGTTTTCACCGATTGATTTGTAAATTCTACagcttctttaaataaataaataatattgtggCCATGCAGGGGGTGTAAATCTGTCTAGAGATGTTTACCTGTATGAAATCATGGCCATATGCATTATTATGCTTAgagtttgtattgtttttgacAATAATATGTGTAATTCTGTTATCAATGTCTGGCTTGCTGGagcatttatgattttttacattccctatacatttaaaaaaaatatataagtaatctttgttttattaagaattattggggttttaaattataattagtTACGTTATGATACTGACTATGATACCGTATGTGACTGAGGACACAAATGTAGTATTGACTTGGAGCAACAGATCTGACATGTGACTTGGATTGCATGTGTTTCCCTTACATTGCAAGTGACTGGCCACATGTGGCACCATCTGGGGCATACATAACTTGATTCCTGCACAATTTAGACCCACGAGAATCCCTCTTCCATTCCTTTTTTATGATAACTATTAGGAGAATGGCTGACTAGGagattttctctttgtttgtttctttatttgtctgttcataACCTTTCAATCTTACCATATGTTGTTACAGAAGAAACAGCAGGTCAAGAAAACTCCAAAGGTCTTTTTTGAACACAGTATTACCACAAATCAACTACAAGGAATCATGCTGTCTATTTTAGCAGCAGGGTCTGTTTTTTTCCCAGGCCTTTTTCTGTTGTCCAAGCGGTGTCTTAGATCCATCCCTGGACTAAGGTGGAATGAGGGGGATGCAGTTATTGTGTCAGCCAGGTACGTCTTTAGTCTACAAAGGACAGGGTTATTCcatcaaaacaattttattcATCATGCTTAATTAGACATTGTTTcagtatattttaatagaaaaaaaattttttacgTGCTCGTGCCTCGGTAATGATGACCAATACTGTTCTGTACACATGACACTAGAAGAACTAGAAGAAATCTGTTAACCTGATACCCATTTAGACAGTCCTGTGTTACATCAAACAAttgggagaaaaaaaaactatgccATGAATTACACACCCTCAAGTCATTTGACAAACCTTGGACATCCATCATCTTCGCAATGCAAAATAAGATAGTTTTGATGAGGTTTTGGATTCCCGCCCATAGATAgctatgcatatatatataaactgaCTTTCAAAGCGCAGAATGTCAGTTACTGTACGTCGCTGTCTATGGGTGGGACTCAGaaggcttaaagggatagttcagccaaaaactcaaatttgccgtttattaACTTGCCCTCAGGCCATTCGAGATGTAggtgactttttttcttgtgtagAACCATTAAGAAgattgttttgtgaatccgctgccctctctgcttcatataatggaagtctaTGGGCACCGCCGtacctaaagcacataattccaaaaactggcgacatgttgacgtttgtgaagtgactcgctcgatattttcataaatttgaacatcatttttaagaatattagccatactgttcagcctcaacactccctttctgcaggtggcgctaaacgtaccagacgctgctatgccatccgccaccaaacACGACAAGAAGAAGATagcgattgtgtgcagaggctgcacattatggctagtattattaaaaatgacgttcagttttatgaaaatatcaaacgattcgcttcaGGAAACGTCAACATATCGCCAGGAGctgctttttggaattatgtgctttaggaactcttagacaggtgggccccatagactcccattatatgaagcagagatggctgcggatttaccaaacaatcttctttatggttctactcatgAAAAAATGGCActtacatctcggatggcctgagggtgagtaaataaacggcaaattggagtttttgtttgaagtatccctttaatatgcaTTGCGAATATGAGCGAATGTCCTAGGCTTGTCAaactacttgagggtgagtttTTTCAGAGTTCCCCTTAGAGCCGAGTCTCAGACATAAATTTTAGTGGTGTTAAATTATAGCGAGAACAACAGAAGCaaacagttatttttgtttgtaaactattattaaaaaaaataacttaaatatgGTAATATAACTAAGGTCTAGTCCTGTTTTAagataatccctgtccgggaaaacCAACCCctaaaggttttatttttagaatattttaatttgacttttcagcagaaaatgcaatgaaacacaaaaacaattctTATGGTAAAATTATTCTTTGTTTCAGGTAGAGAacacaattttcttttattatttacatgttactaaattatatattttttgctttaaaatcaGTAAGGCCACattgtttcagtggttttgtgagaTTGACTCAAATAGAGTATTTCATTCTACTTTCTGTTTATgtccaaaagaaaaaaaataagattttctaTGTGATAAACTTTTGGACTTAtgtttgaagagtttggttccaaaatgagattttcttttgataaattaatgttttttttttcttgtgttttcttgtgttagttagctgtttttttgtttgttgttattatggcttcaatcaaaacaaaccaactgcagtttgattgatattaattggaatgcacaataaaaaacatgatttttgagttatctcattttggaagcaaactccTAAGCTTTAGCACTTACTATACATGTGTGGTAGTTGTATTTATTCTACTGTACATGCTCTTTTTAAGGTTGGTGTCATCCATTCAAGCTATTATGGCTTCTACAGCTGGTTACATCATCTCCACATCCTGTGAGGACATCATTGAGGACCAGTAGGTGCAACAATGATCATTTTTGCAACCCATGCTCATTGGAAATGAGTACATCTGCCTACATTTCTGCATAACCCTGAAATAAGTAGCTCTAGATACAAATTGCTGCATTCTTCGTGTGGAAATTCCACTAGAGgcgtgtgttttttttccctcATCTGGTGTGGGTTTATTAAAAGTTATGAAGCAGACACATGCACAAAGTAGAAAAAAGTTTGAGCACCTAACCCCACACCAACCCTAGACCTACCCCCTTTCCATACAAATAAAACAcgcaacaaacaaatacaatttatcCACGGGTATTTATTGCAAACACTGACCAAAAACAGTTTGCTTTGCATTCCTAGTCTTCTAAAGGCGTACGATATCGTTATGTGAGCACAGTAGATTTTAAACGCTGACCATCACGCTCCAGGAATGCACACAGTCATATTTCATTGTGACACAACCAGTCATAAAACACACGAGAGCCATTTCACTGTTGATGCTTACGTTCCAGCGGCGATTTATCAATTTTGTCACAGTGGCAGCCAGTCCGGATCAGAGTTTTACGGTGGACTGAGAAGGAATCGCTTTCGGGTCTGTCTTTGGCCTCGGAATGCTTGGAATAATTGCACTTTTTGAAAAAATTCCATCTCTTTATTGAGTGCTTAAGTAAACCTTAAGTTCTTGAGTTACTTTGGCCAAACACAGTCAATCCTCACAGTAATGATATCAGACTTTTATCCACCAAAGTCACACAAGCATGAACTGAAGAATATATATCAATAATGTTCAGTATCGTCTGCTTCGTAACCTTAAGTGTACCCACATCATAACTGAGGAAAAAACAAGCGCCTCGAGTGAAGGTTCCACACGAAAGATGCAGCATTCTGTTGCTGGCGCCAAGTATTTTGGGTTATGCAGAGACGTAGGCAGAGGTACGTATTTGCAATAAGCCTGGGCTGGATTTTTAGCATCATAAACATCTATtctaaatcaaatcaaataataaataacttcaTCAAAATTGAAATCGGTATATAAGCAAAGTACCCACTTAAGTTACTTAAATaagttatgaccagtcttgaagaaaataTTAGATGGGTAGTCAAAGCAACAGCCCCCTGATcgttttatcttattttttaaagtgaatagacatttacattaatgcatttggcagacgcttttatccaaagggatttacattactttatcctatacattttacataggtatcgaacccacaactttgcattgttaacgcaatgctcttaccactgagctacaggaaagctcaggagtaaataaattgtattacagttacattattgttttaaaattttgCTGTGTCCTCTTAGaaaaattcatatttcataaaCCCAAGATAATTTTTTGATTAACGGTTGACTTGTTTTTCCCCCCAAACACTACAGGCATTGGCTGACCAGCTCCTACATCCTATTTGCTGTGCCATACTTTGTTTATGACATCTACGCTATGTTCCTGTGTTACTGGTACAAGCTCCAGGTCAAAGGACATGAGGTGGACAACGGGTCCAAATCTAAAGCTTTGGCAGTAGCTGGCTATCTCCGCAGAGAGTTCCTCATGGTCTTGCATCATGTTGTCATGGTCACTATGTGCTTCCCCATTTCTGTGGTAATTGTCTTTACAGATGTAATGTAATAAGTATAGATTTGATGcgataataaatgttcttttattataACTTAGAAAATAATTTGCTCGCATCTACATCAACTGAACTGGGTCCACAGAATAACGCTTGTTGCATGAAAGTATGAAACAGTGTTTTAAGTCATccagtttgaaaaaaaaatcattcagaaAGGTATGTAGACACCTAATGCCTAATATGTGCCtctttccccctctctctcttttctcataATCACTTCCAGTTCTGGAGGCAGGGGAAAGGCGATTACTTTCAGGGTGTCATGTTCCTGGCTGAACTCAGCACACCGTCTGTCTGTCTAGGCAAAATCCTCATCCAGGTATATACATTATCGATTAGATGAGTGCATTTTTGTCCACCCTGTGCATTGAGCTAAACTGTGTACAACTTTAAGCACAACTACAGTTACGTTGTACTTTAATACATTATTCATTGTAAagtgtatttacaaaaatgctGACTTAAGGTATATGAGCCCGGCCTGTTTAATAAGAGCTTGACATGGTCAAAATAAATGGGAATGTGCTTatctaatgtaaaaaaaacacttaaacacaATAATTTGTGTTGCTTTTATGTTCAAGATTTCATAATTTCTTTTAATGGCtgtgtttctgtttttccagCCTTTCTTAAGCAAAAGTTATAGTCGTGCGTAAGACCTACGCTGCGCACCCTATGCGTACCCCACACCGTAGCCTGACGCGCACCTTTCCTAAAATGTTACAACGCGTCAACTCAACGGGGATCCATCGCGGACCacaagcgctgtgattggtctgttggAACCCCGCCCTCAGGTCAAAAAACTCTGCGATAGCATAATTTCTGAAAGAATTATCTAAGAAAATTATTCGTTCATCTGTATTTAATGTCTCAAGCTGCAACAAAAGTGCCTGTTTACTTGGCGCTATCACAGCTGATGCTTCTCAAACGAGCTCATTCTTCTttggctcttgtcttggttactcAAGTAAATGCGCGTGTGCACTGTAGCCTAGTGGTCAATGCCTGTCGATGTGGACAACGACGCAGAACTTGTTAATGAAAACCAACACGTAACCTTCGGTGTAGAGGCTACGGTGTAGGTCCTACGCACTACTGTGTAGGTCCTACGCACTACTGTAACTTACGCTTTAGTGCGTCACTAGCCCTATTCGGACCGAATCAGACTCAACTAGTTTTACCGAAGGAGTATTGAGAAATTCGTAGTTCCTTCTCCCGTGCAAATCTGCTAAATCTGTTTTTTCTCACACAATCTCTTTAAAAATACCAGACCAATTTATCTAAAAATTCTAATCCTGTCTGTGATTGCTGACAATAGCTACGTCTCGTTTTCGGAATGCTGTGTCCTCGTGTCCTACGGAGGTCACATCCTCAATTTCAATTAAACTAGACATCCTTTGTAGGACATACAGGAATTACCatgttgctatgacaacacatTGCCCTCTCACACCTgtcaaattgaaataaattcaaCATGCTTTTAAGAGATGAAAAGTTACCGTAAACAATTTTGTACCGTAAACAATGGTTAAACAAATGTAACTTTTCCACTATTAACCACATATGCCTGctgtggtaaaaaaaacatgtgaaacacAATTGTAAACTGTTTACGTCTAAACATCacatatttgattgaatgtgcAGCTGCTGCAGTTTATTCAAATACATGACATTGGGCGTCAcaaagaattgtgggttatcAAGCAACAAGGGATACACCTCATGCGTCCTCCGAATTCCTGTGAAAGAAGGCCTTTGGGGTGTCTGAACTGCTTTAATGAAACGAGAGGATGCAGCCTTCTGAAACACAGCCAATATCTTTTCAAATCCCGTTTTTTGCGTATTTTGGCCAGTGTGACATCGATGCTTATGCAATTCTgggaaacacaaaaataaaactgagcCCAGACAAATCTTGTAATCTGTTTAGATTGGCAACTGTAATATCAGTATCACGTAAGGAACTCTAAGACGCTTTTTTTGTCCACTTAATTACGTAATGGTTATGTTAATTAATGCAAATTCGACATAATTAAATagtcatgttttcttcatttctgtGGGTGTATTATAAGCTGGCTGCTGTTGTTGGGTCATATGACTACACGCAATGCCCATATCCAGAGCACAGAGATCTATTCCTGTCTGAATCGGTGCCCAAAATCACAGACGTCTTGTCAGAACAGTTCAAACTCGGACGTCGTTTAAAAAACTAGTCCTGTCTGAATAGAGCTATAGATAGCTGCCTGTATTTGAATTAAGCCCCTTGAATTTAGACCAGATTTAACACTTGATATAATATCCTGAACCCCAGCCCCTCCTCATTGACTTCAGTGTTTGGCCTCGAGTAGAACAGTTTAGCTTGGGCAGGGAGCCAGGTGAGAGGATGTGAATGCCATAAGTGAGTGTCAATAACTATTCAAGTCTTCAACATTGAGTTTGGGGCGCAGAGTGTAAAATCCAAAGAGGTCTATAATACCTAGAGAAagccattaaagggatagttcatccaaaaatgaaattgctcAAACTCATGTAATTTCACAACTGTATAAATAACTTTGTTCTGactaacacaaagaaagaatacttggaagaatgttagtaattttcagttccgggCCATCGACTAATTTAGTTGGAAAAATTAAATTGTAGATAAAGGCGCCTTGAACTCTTTGTATTCCTAAATATTTCAGAATATAtcattgtgttcaacagaaataaGAAAATCCTACTaaggtagtggatgatgtcccagaactgaaaattgtcttccaaatatctttctgtgtgttcattggaacaaaaaatgtatgcaggtttgaaacaacctgagggtgagtaaatgatgatggatttgtcatttttaaccatTAGCATCCAATTCATCTCAATGTCGTTTTTGCAGCATGTTCATGACCCTTTCAGGACAAGAATGCCACCACTCATTGCATTACACTTGCAAATTATAACGATAACGCCTGGGCCACACATACTCCGTGTGCAGTGGCGTGTGCGGTCCGAATTTTTTTACGTGCACATGTTAACGGATTAGATCATTCACACAGCGCGCATATGCAGTGCGGCACATCCGTTGCAGATGCGTTGCGTCAGTGCAGCGATCGTTTACGCATCGAGTCTATTTTTGATGTACAGCACGGACGTGACAGAACACGTATCATGCcaaaaaatgaacagaaattgacacagaaatgcaataatttcaccaaaaatgcatgtaaattaAGTTTACTACCTTTTTTACTTTAcctttttaagcaataaaaacaaaacaagagttgtaaaaacaataaatcggATTAAAATGTTGTGTCGTACAAATATCcttcaatgtttatattttatgggGAAGGTGCACGCAGATATTGACAAATATGTGATAAGCATGTGGTCATATGATCCATGTTGACTTCTGCACTGGTTCATAGGATGAAGTGAACCCAAAGTCTGCACCTCGTCCTTCTCCGCAACCTTCTTAGCAACAGATAAACGCGATAGCCTTTCTTTTATCAACAACTCAcactaaacaaaagaaagaaatacaatGACGAAATTAGCGTTTcataaaccttttatttttttaattatcttcCAAACATTGGGAAGTTACTTAACCATTGTTGACTGAATCACTCCGAAGACGTGGACCGCTTGCACTCAAACGTAACGTAGTATGTGTGGAAACACAATGGCGCATGAGGGATCTGTACTGTATACGTGTTGCTCTACAGACCGCTTACGTACTACACACGGATTATGTGTTGCCCAGGCGTAACTGTAAATATACCTGCGTCCACACCGGTCGACGATAACGTTATGTTCCCAGTGTTCCCGGTCACtcaaatgaatgtagatgacCTGCTGCTaatgctttcatttttatttccaaaCGGCTTTTCTCCAAAATATGACTGTAAAGGCTGGATGTCATCTCTGAAGGCTGAAAGTGCTCTTGTGTCTGGGATGTAAAGCATATATTTTGTCAACTTGTTCAGTTTAACTTCCTTAAAAGTATTaatgcattgaagtaacttgtttatgaaatatttctccgtaaaacaaattcatacgGTGACACTTGCAATTAAAGGTCTTTAGAAAGAGTTATACATTTTCCTGATATCTATAGACTGCTTGAAGGGGTCTTTAAAGAAAGACACTACTGGTAAACATAACAACGCAGTATTCTCAcctgtaaacagtttaaaataacctgaaaacatgaaatgatgggcAACTTGACCAGAAGCTCTAATAGCGCAGCTTCTCTATTAGCGTAAATACAGTGATAAGTGCTACACACTCGATGACGTTTTTGTACATAATGACGGAAACATGCGCCCACTCGGATTTGTCTGCGCTACAAACTGCAATCGTTAGTTTCGTTTCGAACCTGTCTAGTTAACATGTGAAGCATTATTGGAACAATGTAAGACAATCCCGAAAGACCCATTAGAgcagttttgttgtcaggctgtatttactttatactgtatgttggtctgttatttggtgtgagattaattTGGGAGAGTAGGATCTTGTAAACGCGTCTCCTGCGTGTGAGTTGGCAACTCTCTGCTTTAATCCCAGtacttctgtgatcatttgaTACCTTATGATAATAATGATTTCTCTGCGCCAGCACCAGCACATATTGAAGCATTATGATTTTGTCCGATGTGTAAGTTAATAGACACACGACAatcattgattttcatttattagaCCGTGTGGATGTTCGAATCGAGATCGCaatcttttaacgattaatcgtgcagctctacaaagacacagagaaacacgtattcgcgcctttaaattaaatatttacaaatgttttgggTACGATTGTCCTAATGGCTTCAGCGTCACATAAACAGTGTTAATAGAGTCTCCTGTTCTACTGGGCCGAaacattttgttacacttaaACATATAAGTGCGTGATAAGGCTACGTTTTTGGAACGTACCCTGTAGAAATGTAACCTAAAAAGCTGAGATTCTTTGTAATAAGTAACTGAGGCCTAGAGTAATGTTTAGATAGAGGTACACCGTCCTTTCATAATCTATCACATTCTTTTCCTCTTTCTACCTTCCCCTCCTTTTATCAAGTTTTAATGCAGCCTTACTGATTCTCTTtctatttctctttatttttccgTGTTAAGTACAAGCAACAGCACAGGCTTCTTCACAAAGTGAATGGAGCTGTTATGCTGATAACTTTCTTCCTCTGTCGAGTCCTTCTCTTCCCCTATCTCTACTACATTTACGGAAGGTATGTCTCTTTTGAAGCGTTCtcaaacttttaaatattaagttCACCCACACGGAACAAAGTATGTCATTTGCTAACTCTCATGTGGGTGTCAGTGGCTCACCAATGGATCTTTTTTAGGTATCGGACAAATCATGTAGACCATGGCAGTCGAGCATTttaaaagatataaaacattataaagcattttaaaaacagtcaaTATGACTTATGCTCTATATTACAAGTCCTCTGAAGACATACAATTAAAACCAACTTAAAATCTTCCCTTCCATCACAGCAAATATTACGTGATTTTTGAAGACTTGCAATATAGAGCCACACTACTGTTCAAAAATGTTGGGTcacttgagtgaaatgtttctcttgaCCTAACAAATCTTTTGATCTGAAGTGGAATGCTTAAATgggttttttaaacataaatataacataGTAGCTTGTACAAACACAGGTTTGTgctatgttatttttataaatccagAAAAAGAGCAAGTAAGAGCTCATCTGAGTTTACTGATAttctaaaatgtgtaaaaaatatacTGTGTAAGTGAGGAGGTGACCTCAAACTTTTAGTATTGTAGTGCTTCTTTCTGTGatttaaatcaagttttttCTACTTGTTGTTCTTGCtatcattgtgttttttacaaacatgctttagaacaacatgagggatgagtaaataatgacatcattttcagaCTACCCCTTAATCTATCCCTTCCTTAAACCTACTAACTCTGATGCGCACAAGGTGTCCTATCAATGGAAAATGTGAGCATTTCTTTATCACACCTTTTTTTTACAGGTATGCCTC includes:
- the tlcd3bb gene encoding ceramide synthase isoform X1, giving the protein MLSILAAGSVFFPGLFLLSKRCLRSIPGLRWNEGDAVIVSARLVSSIQAIMASTAGYIISTSCEDIIEDQHWLTSSYILFAVPYFVYDIYAMFLCYWYKLQVKGHEVDNGSKSKALAVAGYLRREFLMVLHHVVMVTMCFPISVFWRQGKGDYFQGVMFLAELSTPSVCLGKILIQYKQQHRLLHKVNGAVMLITFFLCRVLLFPYLYYIYGRYASIPFFRVPFTVPWQCNLGAALLMAPQLYWCSLIFRGAFRLFTGKSSRSRKPIAPVKPDSLGHASLFQSANGYNAQMVGRESPTMSH
- the tlcd3bb gene encoding ceramide synthase isoform X2 encodes the protein MRGMQLLCQPGWCHPFKLLWLLQLVTSSPHPVRTSLRTSRHWLTSSYILFAVPYFVYDIYAMFLCYWYKLQVKGHEVDNGSKSKALAVAGYLRREFLMVLHHVVMVTMCFPISVFWRQGKGDYFQGVMFLAELSTPSVCLGKILIQYKQQHRLLHKVNGAVMLITFFLCRVLLFPYLYYIYGRYASIPFFRVPFTVPWQCNLGAALLMAPQLYWCSLIFRGAFRLFTGKSSRSRKPIAPVKPDSLGHASLFQSANGYNAQMVGRESPTMSH